One Sulfurimonas sp. DNA segment encodes these proteins:
- a CDS encoding sulfite exporter TauE/SafE family protein: MKNIKAFFGGGTIGILGGLVGLGGAEFRLPMLIGIFSFSAISAVILNKAMSLLVVGFSLLFRSSEISFSFLMEYSQIIVFMLLGSVVGAWFGAGIALKLKSDILYKTIAFLLLFIAGVLLFEQFSFESNGALFNKESYNLAFGVFTGAFIGIVAAILGVAGGELYIPAIILIYGVDAKLAGSLSLAISLPTMLVAFFRYSRDESFKVIFENKSFVVVMGIGSIAGAYIGALLLGVVSNEILIPLLCSILLVSSYKMYGHKEH, from the coding sequence ATGAAAAATATAAAAGCTTTTTTTGGCGGTGGAACTATCGGTATTTTGGGAGGACTTGTCGGTTTAGGCGGTGCCGAGTTTCGTCTGCCTATGCTTATTGGCATTTTTAGTTTCAGCGCTATTAGTGCTGTAATATTGAATAAAGCTATGAGCCTTCTGGTTGTCGGTTTTTCACTTCTATTTAGATCATCTGAGATCTCGTTTTCATTTTTGATGGAATATTCTCAGATTATAGTTTTTATGCTTTTGGGAAGTGTTGTCGGTGCATGGTTTGGTGCAGGGATTGCTCTAAAGCTAAAAAGTGATATTTTGTATAAAACAATAGCTTTTTTACTTTTGTTTATAGCAGGAGTTTTACTATTTGAACAATTTAGTTTTGAGAGTAACGGTGCACTTTTTAATAAAGAGTCGTACAATCTTGCATTTGGAGTTTTTACAGGTGCTTTTATAGGTATTGTAGCAGCCATCTTAGGTGTAGCCGGAGGTGAGCTGTATATACCTGCAATAATATTGATCTATGGAGTAGATGCAAAACTGGCAGGTAGTTTATCACTAGCAATCTCTTTGCCGACTATGTTAGTGGCATTTTTTAGATACAGCAGGGATGAGAGTTTTAAAGTTATATTTGAAAATAAAAGCTTTGTAGTCGTTATGGGGATAGGTTCCATAGCAGGGGCGTATATAGGGGCACTTTTATTAGGTGTTGTCTCTAACGAAATATTGATACCGCTTCTTTGCAGTATATTACTTGTTTCATCTTATAAGATGTATGGGCATAAGGAACATTAA
- a CDS encoding ABC transporter ATP-binding protein, whose product MIKIDINKKLHGVRGDMDLNVNLEIQNGDFIALAGRSGSGKTTLLRILAGLEDATGNIQIGNEVWLDDKNVMPPQKRGIGFVFQDYALFPNMSVLENLLFVKKDIELAEHLLELTELSELKERLPNTLSGGQKQRVSLCRAMMNKPKLLLMDEPLSALDPSMRTKLQNEILALHKEFGTTTIMVSHDPSEIYRLANRVVVLNNGEIINDGTAREVLLKTKGSAKFAFEGELLDIVKVDVIYIAIVSIGQQLVEIVVSQDEREKLEIGQVVQVGTKAFSPNIVT is encoded by the coding sequence ATGATAAAAATAGATATAAATAAAAAACTCCACGGTGTAAGAGGTGATATGGATCTGAATGTAAATCTTGAGATCCAAAACGGTGACTTTATAGCCCTTGCAGGTCGTAGCGGAAGTGGGAAAACTACACTGTTACGTATCCTTGCAGGACTTGAGGATGCGACAGGGAATATACAAATTGGTAATGAAGTTTGGCTCGATGACAAAAATGTAATGCCGCCGCAAAAAAGAGGTATAGGTTTTGTATTTCAAGACTACGCTCTTTTTCCAAATATGAGTGTACTGGAGAATCTTTTATTTGTAAAAAAAGATATAGAACTTGCTGAACATCTGCTTGAGTTAACTGAACTCTCAGAGTTAAAAGAGAGGCTTCCAAATACACTAAGCGGGGGTCAAAAACAGCGTGTATCTCTTTGTCGAGCTATGATGAATAAGCCTAAACTTTTACTTATGGACGAGCCTCTCTCGGCGCTTGATCCATCTATGCGCACAAAGCTTCAAAATGAAATATTGGCACTGCATAAGGAGTTTGGTACAACTACAATAATGGTAAGTCATGATCCTAGTGAGATATACAGACTTGCCAACAGAGTAGTTGTTCTAAATAACGGCGAGATCATAAATGACGGGACTGCGAGAGAGGTGCTTCTCAAAACAAAAGGGAGTGCCAAGTTTGCTTTTGAAGGTGAGCTTTTAGATATTGTCAAAGTTGATGTGATCTATATAGCAATAGTGTCCATTGGTCAACAACTTGTAGAGATAGTCGTAAGTCAAGATGAAAGAGAAAAACTTGAAATTGGTCAAGTTGTGCAGGTGGGTACTAAAGCCTTTAGTCCCAATATTGTTACATAA
- the exbB gene encoding TonB-system energizer ExbB translates to MKLAEKWIDYGVIGILVLMSIVTLWLFIERMMFYSSVKIEKFDHRDTLDAVLTENLTTISTIGSNAPYVGLLGTVLGIMITFYSMGNVEQIDPKAIMSGLALALKATAMGLVVAIPATIVYNALMRKVDIIITRYDRYVEVIEKREVDA, encoded by the coding sequence ATGAAACTGGCTGAAAAATGGATTGACTATGGTGTTATAGGTATATTAGTACTGATGAGTATTGTTACATTATGGCTGTTTATTGAGCGTATGATGTTTTACTCAAGTGTTAAAATAGAAAAGTTTGATCATCGCGATACGTTAGATGCAGTATTGACGGAGAACTTAACGACTATCAGTACTATAGGGTCAAATGCCCCGTATGTAGGTTTGCTTGGAACGGTTCTTGGGATCATGATAACTTTTTATTCTATGGGCAATGTTGAACAGATAGATCCTAAGGCTATTATGAGCGGATTGGCACTGGCTCTTAAAGCTACGGCTATGGGTCTGGTTGTAGCGATTCCGGCTACCATAGTGTATAACGCTTTAATGAGAAAAGTGGACATAATAATAACCAGATATGACAGATATGTAGAAGTTATTGAAAAAAGAGAAGTTGATGCCTAA
- the exbD gene encoding TonB system transport protein ExbD: MPKCRKARKRFDQINVIPFIDIMLVLLVMVLTTATFIRYGLIKVELPSSEQAQKKHEPKEVKVFIKADSTLFFNDKEVSLSALKDKLRSIDKNDVVVLHSDKAARFESFVFVMDILKGLNHTKMYIVTKE; the protein is encoded by the coding sequence ATGCCTAAGTGTAGAAAAGCCCGAAAACGTTTCGATCAGATAAATGTTATTCCATTTATCGATATTATGTTAGTGCTTTTGGTAATGGTGTTAACAACGGCTACATTTATCCGCTACGGTCTTATTAAAGTTGAGCTTCCCTCCTCGGAACAAGCTCAAAAAAAACATGAGCCTAAAGAGGTAAAAGTGTTTATCAAAGCTGATTCTACACTTTTTTTTAATGATAAAGAGGTTAGTTTATCTGCTCTTAAAGATAAGCTTAGATCTATTGATAAAAACGATGTAGTCGTACTTCACAGTGATAAAGCTGCACGCTTTGAGAGTTTTGTTTTTGTAATGGATATACTAAAGGGATTAAACCATACAAAAATGTATATAGTGACGAAAGAGTAA
- a CDS encoding energy transducer TonB, with protein sequence MSPKRSSKVIALFISVFVHSSLVAASIFMLLEPAQTQSSSNQKMVVTLNEYVALAEPKVEKKVEKTEQPKPKVEPKPKKIKEVKKEKKVPKNPLKKVVKEVKKPAPKPVETKTKEKVEDKIVTKEIVALEKSETVSVEPKKEAVDPTLLQIIRSMIQKSLVYPSMARRLKIEGIVTIGFKLNKNAQVVLANVENSSGSSLLDARALETVESLSGSYPSLSKPIELKIPIAFSLKKS encoded by the coding sequence ATGTCGCCAAAACGTTCATCTAAAGTAATTGCACTTTTTATATCTGTATTTGTACACAGTAGTTTAGTGGCTGCAAGTATCTTTATGCTTTTAGAACCTGCTCAAACTCAAAGCAGCAGCAATCAGAAAATGGTAGTGACACTTAATGAGTATGTTGCTTTGGCAGAACCAAAAGTAGAAAAAAAAGTTGAGAAAACAGAACAGCCAAAACCAAAGGTAGAGCCAAAACCTAAGAAAATAAAAGAAGTAAAAAAAGAGAAGAAAGTTCCTAAAAATCCTTTAAAAAAAGTAGTCAAAGAGGTTAAAAAACCAGCTCCAAAGCCAGTTGAGACTAAAACAAAAGAGAAAGTAGAGGACAAAATTGTAACTAAAGAAATAGTGGCATTAGAAAAGTCTGAAACTGTATCTGTTGAACCTAAAAAAGAAGCTGTAGATCCGACACTGCTGCAGATTATTCGCTCAATGATACAAAAATCTCTTGTTTATCCTTCTATGGCCAGACGTCTTAAAATAGAGGGTATTGTCACAATCGGTTTTAAACTAAATAAAAATGCCCAAGTTGTTTTGGCTAATGTTGAAAATAGCAGCGGAAGCAGCCTTCTGGATGCTCGTGCACTTGAAACTGTCGAGTCGTTAAGCGGTAGTTATCCAAGCTTATCCAAACCTATAGAATTGAAAATACCGATTGCATTTTCATTAAAAAAATCATAA
- a CDS encoding ABC transporter substrate-binding protein — translation MLRMISILIFTVVLQAQTDTVIPKKVFGSSPPMNYLLYAINPEKMVGLNFSAKNLNNNADEKFLKQSFLELPVIGSFHGSGQGMNVETIIKYSPELILIWKDDYLNSKVTEAINRTKIPSISLEFRKIESMADSILKASEAIGEKERGEILSSYTKERMEYIKNTVKTLKPVKYYYAEGVDGLATECDKSFHVEALNFAGGENVHKCTQSNLRGLERITFETLLGYDPEVIIVQNRMVYNKINSNDLWKHLRVVKNKKVYLVPNTPFHWLDRPPSFMRIIGIEWLVEKFYPKFYKGDLKEQTRKFYKLFLDVELSNKDINQILQGK, via the coding sequence ATGTTACGAATGATATCAATATTAATTTTTACAGTGGTGCTACAAGCACAGACGGATACGGTTATACCAAAGAAGGTATTTGGTTCTTCACCGCCGATGAACTATCTACTATATGCCATTAATCCTGAGAAGATGGTGGGTTTAAACTTTAGTGCAAAAAATCTTAACAATAATGCAGACGAGAAGTTTTTAAAACAAAGTTTTTTAGAGCTGCCTGTTATAGGTTCTTTTCACGGTTCAGGGCAGGGTATGAACGTTGAGACAATTATAAAGTATTCGCCTGAACTTATTTTAATCTGGAAAGATGATTATTTAAATAGCAAAGTTACAGAGGCTATCAACAGGACAAAGATTCCAAGTATCTCTTTAGAGTTTAGAAAAATAGAGTCTATGGCCGACTCAATTTTAAAAGCCTCCGAAGCTATCGGTGAGAAAGAAAGAGGCGAGATTTTAAGCAGTTATACAAAGGAGCGTATGGAGTATATAAAAAATACGGTTAAAACTCTAAAACCTGTTAAATACTACTATGCTGAGGGTGTTGACGGGCTTGCGACAGAGTGTGACAAGTCGTTTCATGTTGAAGCACTTAATTTTGCCGGCGGTGAAAACGTACACAAATGTACACAAAGTAACTTAAGAGGGTTAGAACGCATTACATTTGAGACACTCTTAGGTTATGACCCGGAAGTGATCATTGTACAAAATAGGATGGTTTACAACAAAATAAACTCAAATGACTTATGGAAACATTTACGTGTGGTAAAAAACAAAAAGGTTTATTTAGTGCCAAACACACCTTTTCACTGGTTAGACAGACCACCGTCGTTTATGCGCATTATCGGTATAGAGTGGCTGGTAGAGAAGTTTTATCCTAAATTTTATAAAGGAGATTTAAAAGAACAGACAAGGAAGTTTTATAAGCTCTTTTTAGATGTAGAGCTAAGCAATAAAGATATTAATCAAATTTTACAAGGAAAATAA
- a CDS encoding TonB-dependent receptor, protein MKRKTIILSLVATATLMANPISVEKIVVDTTAYEDESLFMADSNLSKAENKERFTSKSIAKLSTHANMNPYTVIAFSPSVNFTPVDTIGSNEPSFHDPIRIRGKSQSGPGGVYMINSMPLSSNPGGGKHMVDMENIASIDLLKGYLPVDKNLGFSSLIGKVDLNVLSAKKEAGATISQSFGSEDFKRTFLRFDTGKFGDFSAFGSISVISNDKYKGDGDLQRVNGMLGLTYEPNSSFKAELYAIRNSDEHHNYDSLSYAQTQNLGVYFDKDFGTVKPTTANDVDYYDWNRQDFITTNIFADILYKPTSDDTITFKPYYKQDEGEIFFSKFDATPAKQGVVNWQMDHDLYGAVAAYEHSFSQALKSKIGYWYHKQLPPGPPTDRRFYGVNATGDLFFKKYASLADVDHHVLQSPFVEISGDINNFIYSVGVQYQNFKLSSIKNYLTDANTSLDYDTAIATSTLDTWGSVDAKTFKTWLPSLYAAYKLDDLSSVYLDYSRSYGFDVNLYPTYTSNYANFKGKGITLQQLWNDLELETSDNIDLGYKTTVGAVTLQPSLFVSFVSNKQANVYDTALDVSYPANLGDAVGYGAEFSAYGALREDLEFMMGLSYNSYSFDQDFTTSATTTSNIKGNQLPDAPKVMAKGALSYYLDKWTFTPSVRYTSSRYGDVENTQKVDAFTVVDLDVSYKAKGFLGSKNTMFRLSATNISDEEYIATINTPDNVLAASTTSSTYQTGAPRMVFFSANLRY, encoded by the coding sequence ATGAAAAGAAAAACAATAATTTTGTCACTAGTGGCAACCGCTACATTGATGGCAAACCCTATCAGTGTAGAAAAAATCGTAGTAGATACCACTGCTTATGAAGATGAGTCTCTTTTTATGGCCGATTCAAATCTATCAAAGGCTGAAAATAAAGAGCGCTTTACATCTAAGAGTATTGCTAAATTATCAACTCATGCTAATATGAACCCGTATACTGTTATAGCATTCTCACCGTCTGTAAACTTTACACCTGTTGATACTATAGGTTCAAACGAACCTTCATTTCACGATCCTATCCGTATACGCGGTAAAAGCCAATCAGGTCCCGGAGGCGTATATATGATCAATAGTATGCCGCTATCTTCTAATCCAGGCGGCGGTAAACATATGGTTGATATGGAAAACATAGCATCAATTGATCTGCTAAAGGGTTATTTGCCTGTTGATAAAAATTTAGGTTTTTCGAGTTTAATAGGAAAAGTTGATCTAAATGTACTTTCTGCTAAAAAAGAAGCAGGGGCGACTATTTCGCAGTCATTTGGTTCGGAAGATTTTAAAAGAACATTTTTACGTTTTGATACAGGTAAATTCGGTGATTTTTCAGCTTTTGGATCTATCTCTGTGATTTCAAATGATAAGTATAAAGGTGATGGTGATCTTCAAAGAGTTAACGGTATGCTTGGTTTAACTTATGAGCCAAACAGCAGTTTTAAAGCAGAACTTTATGCAATTCGCAACAGTGACGAACACCATAATTACGACTCTTTAAGTTATGCCCAGACTCAAAACCTGGGTGTTTATTTTGACAAAGATTTCGGCACTGTAAAACCTACAACTGCAAACGATGTTGACTATTACGACTGGAACAGACAGGACTTTATAACTACAAATATTTTTGCAGATATACTTTATAAGCCTACATCTGATGATACTATCACTTTTAAGCCTTACTATAAGCAGGACGAAGGGGAGATTTTCTTTTCCAAATTTGATGCAACACCTGCAAAACAAGGTGTAGTAAACTGGCAGATGGATCATGACCTTTACGGTGCTGTAGCTGCGTATGAGCATAGTTTCAGCCAAGCACTTAAAAGTAAAATAGGGTATTGGTATCATAAACAGCTTCCTCCCGGCCCACCGACTGACAGACGTTTTTACGGTGTAAATGCTACTGGTGATCTGTTCTTTAAAAAATATGCATCTTTAGCGGATGTTGATCATCACGTACTGCAGTCTCCTTTTGTTGAGATCAGCGGTGATATAAACAACTTTATCTATTCTGTAGGTGTGCAGTATCAAAACTTTAAATTAAGCTCAATTAAAAACTATCTAACAGATGCAAACACGAGTTTGGATTATGATACGGCAATCGCTACATCCACACTAGATACATGGGGTAGTGTAGATGCAAAAACATTTAAAACATGGCTTCCTTCACTTTATGCGGCATATAAACTTGATGATCTAAGTTCAGTATATCTTGATTACTCACGTTCATACGGTTTTGATGTAAATCTTTACCCTACATATACAAGTAACTATGCTAACTTTAAAGGCAAAGGTATAACGCTGCAACAACTTTGGAACGACCTTGAACTTGAAACATCTGATAATATTGATCTTGGTTACAAAACAACTGTTGGTGCAGTTACTCTGCAACCAAGTCTTTTTGTATCTTTTGTAAGTAACAAACAAGCAAATGTTTATGACACTGCTTTAGATGTAAGTTATCCTGCAAATCTGGGTGATGCTGTAGGTTACGGTGCAGAATTCTCAGCTTACGGCGCTCTTCGTGAAGACTTGGAATTTATGATGGGACTATCATACAACAGCTATTCTTTTGATCAGGACTTTACAACAAGTGCCACGACGACAAGTAATATAAAAGGCAACCAACTGCCTGATGCACCTAAAGTGATGGCAAAAGGGGCACTTTCGTATTATCTTGATAAATGGACGTTTACACCTAGTGTGCGCTATACGTCAAGCCGTTACGGTGATGTAGAAAACACACAAAAAGTGGATGCTTTTACAGTAGTCGATCTAGATGTATCATATAAAGCCAAAGGTTTTCTGGGCTCAAAAAACACAATGTTTCGTCTTAGTGCGACAAACATAAGCGATGAAGAATACATTGCAACGATCAACACGCCTGATAATGTTTTAGCCGCATCTACTACATCTAGTACATATCAAACAGGTGCACCTAGAATGGTGTTTTTTAGCGCGAATCTAAGGTATTAA
- a CDS encoding FecCD family ABC transporter permease: MLLSKETRFLIIGIILLTFLALFSLLWGQYPISFEVFYAYIKNILFSIPVDESYNIELIHNIIAEIRLPRILLAILIGAALATSGAVFQAMFVNPLVSPGILGVLAGASFGAACGMLISENWFIVQIMAFVFGFIAVGFAVFVGSMVTSSRSTVMLVLGGVISGSLFTSLLSIVKYVADPYSTLPAIVYWLMGSLSMAQINEVLLVAIPILLSIAGMIFMSKYFDLLSLGDEEAKALGVNVKLVRIVAIILATLASSLAVVMAGIIGWVGLIIPHIIRMAIGPAHRLLIPLSAIIGGAFLLAADAISRLALSVEIPIGILTSLIGIPIFIIVLKNARAAWN, translated from the coding sequence ATGTTGTTATCAAAAGAGACGCGATTTTTAATCATAGGCATAATACTTTTAACTTTTTTGGCACTGTTTTCTTTGTTATGGGGACAGTACCCTATAAGTTTTGAAGTGTTTTATGCATATATTAAAAATATACTTTTCTCAATACCTGTAGATGAATCTTATAATATTGAATTGATTCACAATATTATTGCCGAGATCCGCCTGCCGAGAATACTCTTGGCAATCCTTATAGGTGCTGCACTTGCAACCAGCGGTGCGGTATTTCAGGCTATGTTTGTAAATCCGCTTGTATCTCCGGGTATTTTAGGTGTGCTTGCAGGTGCATCTTTTGGAGCAGCGTGTGGAATGCTGATCAGCGAGAACTGGTTTATAGTACAGATTATGGCTTTTGTGTTTGGTTTTATTGCAGTTGGTTTTGCGGTATTTGTCGGCTCTATGGTTACATCTTCAAGATCAACAGTTATGCTTGTTCTTGGCGGTGTAATTAGCGGTTCTTTATTTACATCTTTACTCTCTATTGTAAAGTATGTAGCAGATCCATATAGCACTTTACCGGCAATTGTTTACTGGTTAATGGGTTCACTATCAATGGCTCAGATAAATGAGGTTTTACTGGTAGCTATTCCAATACTGCTAAGTATTGCAGGAATGATCTTTATGAGTAAATATTTTGATCTTTTAAGTCTTGGTGATGAAGAGGCAAAAGCACTTGGTGTGAATGTTAAACTGGTTCGAATCGTTGCAATTATCTTAGCTACACTTGCAAGTTCGCTTGCAGTGGTGATGGCAGGAATTATCGGTTGGGTAGGGCTTATTATTCCACATATAATCCGTATGGCAATAGGCCCTGCACACAGACTGCTGATCCCTTTAAGCGCAATTATAGGCGGGGCATTTTTACTTGCTGCTGATGCTATCTCAAGGCTCGCACTCAGTGTTGAGATCCCAATTGGAATTCTTACTTCTCTTATCGGGATACCAATATTTATTATTGTACTTAAAAACGCGAGGGCAGCATGGAACTAA